The sequence CCTATCCTAGAACTCATAGTTGACTGTAAGCACTTTTTCTTGGTTTCAGTCGACTAGTATGCTTTGTGCGTGTATTTGATGTCTGGCCGTGGTGGATaacaaattgttattttttgttACAGTGTCACAAAATGTACAAGTGTGTGCGTATGTCATAAGTGTCTGAAGTTAATGTGTGGTATTGGGATTTCTACAGTGTCAGATTAAGCTAGGTTTGACTCTGTTATGCGTAAATATTATCATCTGTATTTGAACCATAGTTTGCTTGATTTGCTGCTGGTCATTTCCTCTGGCTTTCGACCTTTTTATTTAGGTTGTGTGAGATGCACTCGTGGGTTAGTTACTATGCATGACACCCACACGAGTTTACACAATTCAACTGTATTATACACCCAATGATCCCTCGGGGGAAAAAATTTACACCCATTACTTCTCATTGCATTAGCCATGCGAAACATATCGTATCTTCGATTGTACCGTCAAATTGTAAATAGTTGAGGGAAAGAACAACAAAAATTGGGCAAAGTCAGATTTTTGCAGGAATCCTCCCGCcactttatttataatattcatCAACCGACAAAATCATTATCACAGTATAAAGCTACTGATGGTAAGAAATGACAACTAAAGAAAGTCGACAATTGAGAAGTTCGGCGGAGTTATAAGCaaataaaatagaagaaaaaccCGCACTCGATGTTTTCCATCTACACATCGAAAATCATTACAATGTAATGCAAAGGAGTGGTCGTATCCAATGTCATCACCCCTTCTACACTTTCCTGACCTCAATGTTATGAGTGGATTGGAACCGCCAAATCGGCTGCCTGCCACTTTGAACCAGAGCAACCTCCTCGCCTTCTTTCACCATTCCCTGATTCTGTAAATTGGCAAAAATTCAGCGTGAGATGAGAGCCGGTGGTTTTTATTGCACAGTAAATAAGAAAATAGACATTTCAGGGAAGCTTGAACGCATTGGAAACCACTAGCTTCTCAGTTTTCCCCATTGGTCGAAGAACGGCAAGAGAATGTACGTAGTTGTTTACTTGGGATAATATTCCCAAGCAAATGTTAGCTGTAGATCATCGACTGGTAGAAACTACTGGGAAGGCCGATACTAATACTATTGAGTGTTCacctttaataaatctaaagCAGCGGCGAATGACTCCTCAGCATCAGAAGACAACTCCATGTAAATGGGGCTGACACCCTGGTACAAAGCCAGTCTCTGTTGTACTCGCTTCCTGTCAACAGTTGCATGGCAAAAATCTGTTAACGAAATGGACTAGTCAAGACTAATCATTTTCGACAAGTATAATTTTTCCCAATTAACTTGTCGAATAATCAAATTCAGTTGAGAGTTTATCTTCAGCCACCAAAATGCTATGACTGAATGAACACAATCTCGTATTAATACGtacaatcattttttaaaagctGCTGCAATGCaattgaaataatataaaaatacttaCTCATTTGTAAAGGCAAATATAGTGCCTGAAGGCCGATAATGGCTCAGTAAAATGGCCATGAATCCTGTTCTAGTGAAAACAACAATTGAAGTTCCAAGCGTATTTGACATCATTGTTGCGTGGAAAGCAAACATTTCACTCATATGGTTCTGCATATACCCAAATACATGGTAAAATTGGGCTGCATGGAGGAGGATATGCATCggcatgcataaaaatcatgcaaAGAGCATTGGCTTGGGAATTGCTAAACAAGAATGCACTTACCTTGAAGGCTTGACCTAGATTTGGAGGAGTTTGTGCACCCACTACAGTAGCTTCAGTCCGCAAGGAGACATTGTGCATTACCTTGACAGCTTTGAGAGGAAACCTTTCATTGAAAGACAAATCATTCAACAATTTTTTCTTAGTCGAGGTCAATTCATTCACAACAAAAGTTGTGCAAGAAAATATATGAGAAAAGGATAGAGatttaatgtcaaaataaaaacCAATTTACTTACTTCCCATGAGCAGTTTCTCCAGAAAGCATAACTGCATCTGCACCTTCTTTAACGGCAATGGCAATATCCGAGACCTCTGCTCGGGTAGGTGTGGGATGAACTATCATGCTCTCAAGCATATTTGTGGCCACTATGACGGCTTTTCCCATACTACGACATATCCTGATAATTTCTTCCTGCAGTTGTCATATTTTGCTTTCTTGGAAAATAATTTGGAGTTGGTAGGGAACTGTAGAAATATTCATGTTTCTTCTGCTCTAACTGGCATAGCAGGCAGAGAGAAGTCATAAGATTACCTGCAACAAAGGGACCTCTTCAATTGGCAATTCTGCACCAAGATCTCCTCTGGCAACCATGGCCTgagaaagaagagaaaaatGACCATGACCTCAATGTATTTGGTAAATGAATACCAGATTAAAAGTAGAGATAACTCAAAAAAGAGAAGTAGCAGTTTGGCTCCAATGGAGTACTGCCTCAACAGCCCACCTGCTGTTCCAGCTGTTTCCCTCTTGCTGACAACAATAGTACGAGTTCTAGTATTCTTTTTCAAATGGATAAATAACAgcttttaagaaaaatataaacacCAGTCAACACAATAAGTACTAACTAAAACCATTTGAGACTTGATTGTCGggattattcaaaataaattggCTTCTTCAAAATGAGTTTTGATCGTCTCAAACTAAAAGAAATGGAAGTAACAATATTCTTCCAACGAATTGATAACATCAGTGTGCTAACCCCATCAGAAGCAGTTATTATTGAATGCAGATTTGGGATGGAATCTGCACTCTcaattttcactatgatatggATGTCTGCACCACAATCTGCATTGTAAAGATTATGAATCCTCAAGTTAAAGACCATAACTTAGTTCATCAGGTAAAATTAACTGTTCTCTAGCAGCAAATAAATcgataaaattttatgtttaccTTTCAGGTAATTCTTCAATTCATGTACCACAGCTGCATCTTTAACAAAAGAAACAGCATAGAAGTCAACTTTATTGTCCACTCCAAATTTTATATCATCCCAGTCTTTTTCTGCAGCAAATAAACACCAAAAGGTCCTTTCAGAGACTAAGCACATCCTAAAGAAATGTTATTTTGAGCACTTGCTACATGATTATTTAACTTGATGGGACAAAAAAGCTACGATgtatattaaaaatatcattactGAGTCAGACCTGTAATGGATGGAAGTGTGGCGCTTTTTCCCCTAACATTAAGATGACGTCGGGATTTAAGTTCTCCTCCATCAACAACTTCACATTTCACAGAATCATCAGTCTTGGATCTTACCAAGAATGACATCATGCCACCTAAAAAGACAAGAGGTAGTCAATAGAGAAGCAAAGGTAAaagcaaaatcaaaatatattgagACTAAAATTTCAGTACGAGCAAGTGCACAAAACTGCGGGAGTAAATTTCTTTAGTAAGTAAATCGACCAAGGAAGTGCTCAAAAGTTCAATTTTGTGATGTACAAATTCCCATCCGTAGGCTTTGGTGAAGTTATATGACCTTGATTATAAATCAATAGGTTTGGCCAACATCATAATTAATCAACAAAGTCCAAAAGAACCAAATCGATTTTGCATCTGGAATAACAGTTCAAATCTTTCTGTGGAGCAAGGAAGTTGATCTGTCATTAACCAAAaggaaagaaaacaaaaggAAAGAAAAGTTACAGCATCATACCATCAACAAGAAGCATGTCCCCTACTTCTACATCGTTTACAAAATCATCATAGTTAACACTGACAGAGTCTGCCGATCCGACTCCCCTTCTAATTGTGAAAGTGAATTCCTGACCAGAATTCAATTCAATTGGCTGAGGTAAATCGCCACTCCTAACCTCAGGACccttaaaaaaaaccaaataccaAAAGCAGATACATCAGATGATAATGCACAACACTTAAGCATGTAAAATAGAGATAAATGGACGCCTTGCAGAGCATTACTTCTGGATATAATTTTAAATGGAAATGTCAAATTCACCATAAATGTAATGATGTTTTTCAAACCTATGACATCCTTTATTGACAAATGTTTCCATCAACGATATAACTGCAAGTGTGATTAACTTGGCTGAAGTTTTAACTAAAGGACCGTTTTGTCACCCCAGTTAATTCATGCGTGCCAAAAGAAGAAAGACTTGCCTTGGTGTCAAGCATGATGGCAATAACATTGTCCTTTGCTTGGGCATTATATTCCTTGACCAAATCGATGACCTTCTGATGAGATGCATGGTCTCCATGGGACATATTAAGACGAGCAACATTCATTCCAGCCTCTGCCAGCTTCCATATCATTTCTCTGGTGTTGGTAGAGGGACCGATAGTGCAAACAATCTTTGTCTTGCGCCTGAATATAGGCTTAGACCACATTCCCTCTGGTAAGCTGTCAAGTTGCTGAATTCCTTGTAGATACTCATTTTGCTGCTCCTCTGCCTGATCAAGAGACAAGCAACGAGAAAGA comes from Primulina huaijiensis isolate GDHJ02 chromosome 5, ASM1229523v2, whole genome shotgun sequence and encodes:
- the LOC140977089 gene encoding plastidial pyruvate kinase 2-like codes for the protein MNTAVSARSMHGAFSPNPGSGSLEIQSKKLELKPNVGFMSEALARAEKSSSRRGVVHFSEPIRASAGVQTEAIKVSPEDAAKAEEQQNEYLQGIQQLDSLPEGMWSKPIFRRKTKIVCTIGPSTNTREMIWKLAEAGMNVARLNMSHGDHASHQKVIDLVKEYNAQAKDNVIAIMLDTKGPEVRSGDLPQPIELNSGQEFTFTIRRGVGSADSVSVNYDDFVNDVEVGDMLLVDGGMMSFLVRSKTDDSVKCEVVDGGELKSRRHLNVRGKSATLPSITEKDWDDIKFGVDNKVDFYAVSFVKDAAVVHELKNYLKDCGADIHIIVKIESADSIPNLHSIITASDGAMVARGDLGAELPIEEVPLLQEEIIRICRSMGKAVIVATNMLESMIVHPTPTRAEVSDIAIAVKEGADAVMLSGETAHGKFPLKAVKVMHNVSLRTEATVVGAQTPPNLGQAFKNHMSEMFAFHATMMSNTLGTSIVVFTRTGFMAILLSHYRPSGTIFAFTNEKRVQQRLALYQGVSPIYMELSSDAEESFAAALDLLKNQGMVKEGEEVALVQSGRQPIWRFQSTHNIEVRKV